Proteins encoded within one genomic window of Actinoplanes octamycinicus:
- a CDS encoding glycosyltransferase family 2 protein: MTTAPVFSTDAVLPAVVLDLELSEPLPRVSATTADGRRVQQAWALVRLFTEPLGTILVDVPEYGLSPVDLAAAIDDELGDVVRPRLGGAAIPATGFTPATEPAFLASRRAVLAAAPDITVVICTRERPGALARCLDSLLGQQYPNFRILVVDNAPVTGATAEVVRSAARRGPVTYLKEPKAGLSFARNAAVAACPGEIMAWIDDDELADPHWLAEVARALVEHPEADVVSGVIVPAELETRAQIWFEQFGGHSKGRGFVPDVFGPRHPQSPLYPLPPFGTGANMTFRPGVIERVGGWDTALGAGTPAMGSEDTLAFTQVLLAGGTIVYQPTAVTHHYHRRDFEGLRKQMVGYGTGLTAAYTSLLLGRPGLIWRLLKLAPTAYRDLTGSDSPRVATLQADFPRELLGANRKGMIAGPRAYLRGRRAARATLRRRP; encoded by the coding sequence GTGACCACCGCCCCCGTCTTCTCCACCGACGCCGTGCTCCCCGCCGTCGTGCTCGACCTGGAACTGTCCGAGCCGCTGCCCCGGGTCTCCGCGACCACCGCGGACGGCCGCCGGGTGCAGCAGGCCTGGGCGCTGGTCCGGCTCTTCACCGAGCCGCTCGGCACCATCCTGGTCGACGTCCCGGAGTACGGCCTCAGCCCGGTCGACCTGGCCGCCGCGATCGACGACGAGCTGGGCGACGTGGTGCGCCCCCGGCTGGGCGGCGCGGCCATCCCGGCCACCGGCTTCACCCCGGCCACCGAGCCCGCGTTCCTGGCCTCCCGGCGCGCGGTGCTGGCCGCCGCCCCGGACATCACCGTGGTGATCTGCACCCGGGAGCGGCCTGGTGCGCTGGCCCGCTGCCTGGACAGCCTGCTCGGCCAGCAGTACCCGAACTTCCGGATCCTGGTGGTGGACAACGCGCCGGTCACCGGGGCCACCGCCGAGGTGGTCCGGTCGGCGGCCCGGCGCGGCCCGGTCACCTACCTCAAGGAGCCGAAGGCCGGCCTGTCGTTCGCCCGCAACGCGGCGGTCGCCGCCTGCCCCGGCGAGATCATGGCCTGGATCGACGACGACGAGCTGGCCGACCCGCACTGGCTGGCCGAGGTGGCCCGGGCGCTGGTCGAGCACCCGGAGGCGGACGTGGTCTCCGGCGTGATCGTCCCGGCCGAGCTGGAGACCCGGGCGCAAATCTGGTTCGAGCAGTTCGGCGGGCACAGCAAGGGCCGCGGGTTCGTGCCGGACGTGTTCGGGCCGCGGCACCCGCAGAGCCCGCTCTACCCGCTGCCGCCGTTCGGCACCGGGGCCAACATGACCTTCCGGCCCGGCGTGATCGAGCGGGTCGGCGGCTGGGACACCGCGCTCGGCGCCGGCACCCCGGCGATGGGCTCCGAGGACACTCTCGCCTTCACCCAGGTGCTGCTGGCCGGCGGGACGATCGTCTACCAGCCGACCGCGGTCACCCACCACTACCACCGGCGGGACTTCGAGGGGCTGCGCAAGCAGATGGTCGGGTACGGCACCGGGCTGACCGCGGCGTACACCAGCCTGTTGCTCGGGCGGCCGGGGCTGATCTGGCGGCTGCTCAAGCTGGCGCCCACCGCGTACCGGGATCTGACCGGCTCGGACAGCCCGCGGGTCGCCACCCTGCAGGCCGATTTCCCTCGTGAACTGCTCGGCGCCAACCGAAAGGGAATGATCGCCGGCCCGCGCGCCTACCTGCGCGGGCGGCGGGCCGCCCGGGCCACGCTCCGCCGGCGCCCCTGA
- a CDS encoding glycosyltransferase family 2 protein, with product MTHPTTIVIPTYTEKRWDCLRRTLESARAQTHQPDEVVVVVDHNPAMYARATDELTGVTVLENAYPQGVSGNRNTGAEHARTPLIAFLDDDIIADRHWLARQIEPFADPAVVGTGGAIVPAWEDGEPRWMPAEFLWAVGGSYAGMPTETAPIRNVWSANMIVRRDTFHAAGGFRVGFGKLGDRNRPEDTDLCLRMSQVAGGRWMYVPGAVIQHEVPAERASFRFFVRRCYAEGRGKVQMAGLHEQDALGAERSYLRSLPKAFLRHLAGAARGQGVNQLLRAGGVVAGVAAAGVGGLVETVSSRRSARRPAVKAAQ from the coding sequence GTGACCCACCCCACCACGATCGTCATCCCCACCTACACCGAGAAGCGCTGGGACTGTCTGCGGCGCACGCTGGAGTCGGCCCGCGCGCAGACGCACCAGCCGGACGAGGTCGTCGTGGTCGTCGACCACAACCCGGCGATGTACGCCCGGGCCACGGACGAGCTGACCGGCGTGACCGTGCTGGAGAACGCCTACCCGCAGGGCGTCTCGGGCAACCGGAACACCGGCGCCGAGCACGCCCGGACGCCGCTGATCGCGTTCCTCGACGACGACATCATCGCCGACCGGCACTGGCTGGCCCGGCAGATCGAGCCGTTCGCGGACCCGGCGGTGGTCGGCACCGGTGGGGCGATCGTCCCGGCCTGGGAGGACGGCGAGCCGCGCTGGATGCCGGCCGAGTTCCTGTGGGCGGTCGGCGGGTCGTACGCCGGGATGCCCACCGAGACCGCGCCGATCCGCAACGTCTGGTCGGCCAACATGATCGTCCGCCGGGACACGTTCCACGCGGCCGGCGGGTTCCGGGTCGGCTTCGGCAAGCTCGGCGACCGCAACCGGCCCGAGGACACCGACCTCTGCCTGCGGATGAGCCAGGTCGCCGGTGGCCGCTGGATGTACGTGCCGGGCGCCGTCATCCAGCACGAGGTGCCCGCCGAGCGGGCCTCGTTCCGGTTCTTCGTGCGCCGCTGCTACGCCGAGGGGCGGGGCAAGGTGCAGATGGCCGGCCTGCACGAACAGGACGCCCTCGGCGCCGAGCGCAGCTATCTCCGGTCGCTGCCCAAAGCGTTCCTGCGGCACCTCGCCGGCGCCGCCCGCGGCCAGGGCGTGAACCAGCTGCTGCGCGCCGGTGGGGTGGTCGCCGGAGTGGCCGCCGCCGGGGTCGGCGGCCTCGTGGAAACCGTCAGCTCGCGCCGGTCCGCCCGGCGCCCCGCAGTGAAGGCCGCCCAGTGA
- a CDS encoding glycosyltransferase family 2 protein, translating into MELSHVNTSTDSNRPQSPTVSVVIPALNEERNLPHVFAKLPAMITEVILVDGGSKDRTVEVARELRPDVVVVQQTRTGKGNALACGFAACTGDIIVMIDADGSTDPGEIPLFVAKLTGGDQFVKGTRFNFGGHSHDITRLRKLGNDGLNLVVNVLFKTKFTDLCYGYNAFWRDVVPALDLPDVDLPRPADGSKLWGDGFEIETMINIRAVAEQLKVGEVGSTEHERIHGQSNLNTFRDGFRVLRTIFSEFGRARVRRRAGLEPFAAKLAGQAAARRAAAVTGPHAVGPRGHLNRARRDDLGVRPTQDLNQLRAPGIDDLGTRPTRDLRSRQN; encoded by the coding sequence ATGGAGCTTTCGCACGTGAACACGAGCACCGACAGTAACCGGCCGCAGTCACCGACCGTAAGCGTGGTCATCCCCGCGCTGAATGAGGAGCGGAACCTGCCGCACGTGTTCGCGAAGCTCCCGGCGATGATCACCGAGGTGATCCTGGTCGACGGCGGGTCGAAGGACCGGACCGTCGAGGTGGCCCGCGAGCTGCGCCCCGACGTGGTCGTGGTGCAGCAGACCCGTACCGGCAAGGGCAACGCCCTGGCCTGCGGTTTCGCGGCCTGCACCGGCGACATCATCGTGATGATCGACGCCGACGGCTCGACCGACCCGGGCGAGATCCCGCTGTTCGTGGCCAAGCTGACCGGCGGCGACCAGTTCGTGAAGGGCACCCGGTTCAACTTCGGCGGTCACAGCCACGACATCACCCGGCTGCGCAAGCTCGGCAACGACGGGCTCAACCTGGTGGTGAACGTCCTGTTCAAGACGAAGTTCACCGACCTCTGCTACGGCTACAACGCGTTCTGGCGCGACGTGGTGCCGGCCCTCGACCTGCCGGACGTCGACCTGCCCCGGCCGGCCGACGGCAGCAAGCTGTGGGGCGACGGCTTCGAGATCGAGACCATGATCAACATCCGCGCGGTGGCCGAGCAGCTCAAGGTCGGCGAGGTCGGCAGCACCGAGCACGAGCGGATCCACGGGCAGAGCAACCTGAACACCTTCCGCGACGGCTTCCGCGTGCTGCGCACCATCTTCAGCGAGTTCGGCCGGGCCCGGGTCCGCCGCCGGGCCGGCCTCGAGCCGTTCGCCGCCAAGCTGGCCGGCCAGGCCGCCGCCCGCCGCGCCGCCGCCGTCACCGGGCCGCACGCCGTCGGCCCGCGCGGCCACCTCAACCGGGCCCGCCGCGACGACCTCGGCGTCCGCCCCACCCAGGACCTGAACCAGCTGCGCGCCCCGGGCATCGACGACCTCGGCACCCGTCCTACCCGCGACCTGCGGTCGCGTCAGAACTAG
- a CDS encoding sulfotransferase family protein produces the protein MSLPDFLIAGVPKAGTTALHAALTAHPQLFLPSVKEPKFFLSDGPPPAHGGPGDVQTYQEHVWRRTDYEALFAPAPPGAVKGEATPFYLHDVAAHDRIKALVPDVRIILLLRDPVDRAHSNWTHLWNAGLEPEADFLAACRAEPKRRAAGWAPFWHYLDLGRYGHQVEQLYQRFPREQVLLLRYRELKDAPAATLDRVCAFLGVRTGLLGAIPKENVNRHVVEDTAVNRVLRGLLRSGGTFGHHFPVPLRLAARGPLLTLLHRKKGNRPVTTPAERAELLPHFAADIALLQDVTGERYDDWLSVDRHARIADTPPVQ, from the coding sequence ATGTCACTTCCCGACTTCCTGATCGCCGGAGTCCCCAAGGCGGGCACGACGGCCCTGCACGCGGCCCTGACCGCGCACCCTCAGCTGTTCCTGCCGTCGGTGAAGGAACCCAAGTTCTTCCTCTCCGACGGGCCCCCGCCGGCCCACGGCGGACCCGGCGACGTGCAGACCTACCAGGAGCACGTCTGGCGCCGGACCGACTACGAGGCGCTCTTCGCCCCGGCCCCGCCGGGCGCCGTGAAGGGCGAGGCCACCCCGTTCTACCTGCACGACGTGGCCGCGCACGACCGGATCAAGGCGCTCGTCCCGGACGTGCGGATCATCCTGTTGCTGCGCGACCCGGTGGACCGGGCGCACTCCAACTGGACGCACCTGTGGAACGCCGGCCTGGAGCCGGAGGCGGACTTCCTGGCCGCCTGCCGGGCCGAGCCCAAGCGCCGCGCGGCCGGCTGGGCGCCGTTCTGGCACTACCTCGACCTGGGCCGTTACGGCCACCAGGTGGAGCAGCTCTACCAGCGGTTCCCGCGCGAGCAGGTGCTGCTCCTGCGGTACCGGGAGCTGAAGGACGCGCCGGCCGCCACGCTGGACCGGGTCTGCGCCTTCCTCGGCGTGCGCACCGGCCTGCTCGGCGCCATCCCGAAGGAGAACGTGAACCGGCACGTCGTCGAGGACACCGCGGTCAACCGGGTGCTGCGCGGCCTGCTCCGCTCCGGCGGCACCTTCGGCCACCACTTCCCGGTGCCGCTGCGGCTGGCCGCCCGCGGGCCGCTGCTCACCCTGCTGCACCGCAAGAAGGGCAACCGGCCGGTGACCACCCCGGCCGAACGGGCCGAGCTGCTGCCGCACTTCGCCGCGGACATCGCGCTGCTGCAGGACGTCACCGGCGAGCGGTACGACGACTGGCTCAGCGTGGACCGACACGCCCGGATCGCAGATACCCCACCAGTCCAATAG